Proteins from a genomic interval of Chroococcidiopsis thermalis PCC 7203:
- a CDS encoding glycosyltransferase family 39 protein, whose protein sequence is MRGVFQLQKSYFSQKAIFSLFSPQKLPYTVIGFGILVRLVQYLFNRSLWNDEAALALNIINRSYLELLQPLDYNQGAPIGFLVVEKLAVQVFGNNEYALRLFPFVSAIASLFIFSELAKKCLQSRQAAIIALTLFSTVHIWLQFATETKQYSSDVAIAVILYFILIGIERQQIKLRQILEFGVVGAIAVWFSHPAVFILAGIGTSYLFISLFQQKFLFSLKLLAIYAIWTFSFGLSYFISLRNIASNQSLFKSWAGRGTFPTSIWDFGWLFNAFVEFFHIPLGLPDIFLGIAILAFFSGCISLWFQNRAILLTLLAPILVTFFAAYLQKYPFSGRLVIFLIPFLSFSLQKEQWQFDR, encoded by the coding sequence ATGCGCGGTGTATTTCAATTGCAAAAATCTTATTTTAGTCAAAAGGCTATTTTTTCTCTATTTTCGCCTCAAAAGCTGCCATATACAGTTATTGGTTTTGGCATTTTGGTACGGCTAGTTCAATATCTATTTAATCGGTCTTTGTGGAATGACGAAGCCGCACTAGCGTTAAATATTATCAATCGCTCGTATTTAGAATTGCTCCAGCCTTTGGATTACAACCAAGGCGCACCCATTGGCTTTTTGGTGGTGGAAAAGTTAGCGGTGCAGGTATTTGGAAATAACGAATATGCTTTGAGATTATTTCCTTTTGTCAGCGCGATCGCAAGTTTATTTATTTTCTCCGAATTAGCTAAAAAATGCTTGCAATCTCGTCAGGCTGCGATTATCGCTCTTACTTTGTTTTCCACCGTACATATTTGGCTTCAGTTTGCTACAGAAACAAAACAATATTCTAGCGATGTGGCGATCGCAGTCATACTATATTTTATTTTAATTGGCATAGAACGACAGCAAATTAAACTAAGACAAATCTTAGAGTTTGGTGTTGTCGGCGCAATTGCCGTTTGGTTTTCTCACCCGGCTGTCTTTATCTTAGCTGGGATAGGAACGAGCTATTTATTTATAAGTTTATTTCAACAAAAATTTTTATTTAGTTTAAAGCTGTTAGCTATCTATGCTATCTGGACGTTTAGTTTTGGTCTTTCATATTTTATTTCATTACGCAATATAGCCAGCAATCAATCTTTATTTAAATCATGGGCGGGACGCGGTACATTTCCTACATCTATTTGGGATTTCGGCTGGTTATTTAATGCCTTTGTAGAATTTTTTCACATTCCGTTAGGACTTCCCGATATTTTTCTAGGAATTGCGATTCTGGCGTTCTTCTCTGGTTGTATCTCACTCTGGTTTCAAAATAGAGCTATTTTACTGACGTTGTTAGCTCCCATATTAGTAACTTTTTTCGCAGCTTATTTACAAAAATATCCATTTAGCGGTAGGCTAGTCATATTTTTAATTCCTTTTTTATCCTTTTCATTGCAGAAGGAACAGTGGCAATTCGACAGATAA
- a CDS encoding WecB/TagA/CpsF family glycosyltransferase, whose protein sequence is MSAVMKPFSVMGLPVHLIDDYTAWLRSRIGQQLGTHVVTLNAEMSMQAEQNPALSNAIQQAELVIPDGAGVVLYLKLLFHQQVQRCPGIELAESLLQNTEARVFFYGGAPGVAAKAAETWRQQVPDINIVGTQHGYISPEEAEFQQTLSQLQPQLILVGLGVPRQELWIAQNRYLCPNATWIGVGGSFDIWAGTKSRAPAWLANNNLEWLYRLYQEPWRWRRMLALPQFAGKAIVYRLTH, encoded by the coding sequence ATGAGTGCGGTCATGAAGCCTTTTTCGGTCATGGGGCTACCAGTCCATCTCATCGATGATTATACGGCTTGGTTGCGATCGCGCATCGGGCAGCAACTCGGTACTCATGTCGTAACGCTTAATGCGGAAATGAGTATGCAAGCCGAACAGAACCCTGCTTTAAGCAATGCTATTCAGCAAGCAGAGTTGGTGATTCCCGATGGTGCGGGGGTAGTACTCTACCTAAAATTACTATTTCACCAACAGGTACAGCGATGTCCTGGGATTGAATTGGCAGAGTCTCTATTGCAGAATACGGAGGCGCGGGTATTTTTCTATGGTGGTGCGCCTGGAGTAGCAGCCAAAGCCGCCGAAACGTGGCGACAACAAGTCCCAGATATCAATATTGTTGGCACGCAACACGGATACATTTCCCCAGAAGAGGCGGAATTTCAGCAAACCCTCAGTCAACTCCAACCTCAATTGATTTTGGTAGGTTTGGGAGTGCCACGTCAAGAATTATGGATTGCGCAAAATCGTTATTTGTGTCCTAATGCGACTTGGATTGGTGTTGGTGGTAGCTTTGATATTTGGGCAGGAACGAAATCAAGAGCGCCTGCATGGTTGGCAAATAATAATTTGGAATGGCTTTACCGTCTCTATCAGGAACCCTGGCGCTGGCGGCGGATGCTGGCTTTACCTCAGTTTGCAGGTAAGGCAATTGTTTACCGCTTAACTCATTGA
- the uvrA gene encoding excinuclease ABC subunit UvrA, giving the protein MNYRPDAKIEVTESANGHHADTSNPNSQNTIRIRGARQHNLKNISLELPRDRLIVFTGVSGSGKSSLAFDTIFAEGQRRYVESLSAYARQFLGQVDKPDVEAIEGLSPAISIDQKSTSHNPRSTVGTVTEIYDYLRLLYGRAGKPHCPICDRSIAPQTIDEMCDRIMELPDRTKFQILAPVVRGKKGTHKKLLSSLASEGFVRVRINGEVRELSDSIELDKNQAHNIEVVIDRLIKKPGMEERLTDSLTTCLRRSEGIAVIDLLDVEEGRGARSEERGGNILIHPTLQAKVAEGATSYQVEDQDRGREKELLFSENFACPEHGGVMEELSPRLFSFNSPYGACPHCHGLGSMQTFSPELVVPDPSQSVYAAIAPWSEKDNSYYLSLLYSLGKAFGFEIQTRWNQLTSEQQQTILYGSDQPVWIEERKDYRRYAGVIPILQRQFDEASSELIKQKLEQYVVQQPCPVCHGKRLKPEALAVRLGQYHILDLTSVSIRECHQRIGSITLSDRQMQIADLVLREIKARLQFLLDVGLDYLTLDRPAMTLSGGEAQRIRLATQIGSGLTGVLYVLDEPSIGLHQRDNGRLLQTLTRLRDLGNTLIVVEHDEETIRAADHLVDIGVGAGVHGGNIVAQGNLPALLAAPESLTGAYLSGRRVIQTPAQRREGNGRELVIKNAYRNNLKNIDVEIPLGKLVSITGVSGSGKSTLINELLYPALQHHLTRKVPFPKDLEEMKGLNAVDKAIVIDQSPIGRTPRSNPATYTGVFDAIREVFSQTIEAKARGYKPGQFSFNVKGGRCEACGGQGVNVIEMNFLPDVYVQCEICKGARYNRETLQVKYKDKSIADVLNMTVEEGVDFFQNIPKAFNKLQTLLDVGLGYMHLGQPATTLSGGEAQRVKLASELSRRATGKTLYLIDEPTTGLSFYDVHKLLDVLQRLVDKGNSIIVIEHNLDVIRCSDWLIDLGPEGGDKGGEIIAVGTPEVVAKNSRSYTGQYLKQVLQQYPAVKEVKS; this is encoded by the coding sequence ATGAATTACCGTCCCGATGCAAAGATTGAAGTCACTGAATCCGCAAACGGGCATCATGCAGATACTTCTAACCCTAATAGCCAAAATACCATCCGCATTCGCGGCGCGAGACAGCATAATCTCAAAAATATTAGCTTAGAACTACCCCGCGATCGCCTGATCGTGTTTACGGGGGTTTCCGGTTCCGGTAAGTCTTCCCTCGCCTTCGATACTATCTTTGCTGAAGGACAGCGGCGCTACGTAGAGTCTCTCAGTGCTTATGCAAGACAATTTTTAGGGCAAGTCGATAAGCCAGATGTGGAAGCAATTGAAGGCTTGAGTCCGGCAATTTCCATCGATCAAAAATCGACTTCCCATAATCCCCGTTCTACGGTGGGGACGGTAACGGAAATCTACGACTACCTGCGTCTATTATACGGACGAGCGGGTAAACCGCATTGCCCGATCTGCGATCGCTCGATTGCGCCTCAGACAATCGATGAAATGTGCGATCGCATCATGGAATTACCCGATAGAACTAAATTTCAAATTTTAGCACCCGTCGTGCGGGGTAAAAAAGGGACGCACAAAAAACTACTCTCCAGTCTGGCTTCGGAAGGATTCGTCCGCGTCCGCATTAATGGCGAAGTGCGGGAACTCAGCGATTCGATTGAATTGGATAAAAATCAAGCGCACAATATTGAAGTCGTGATTGACCGCTTGATTAAAAAGCCAGGGATGGAAGAGAGATTGACTGACTCCCTCACCACCTGTCTGCGGCGTTCGGAAGGGATTGCTGTTATCGATTTGTTGGATGTGGAAGAGGGGCGAGGAGCGAGGAGCGAGGAGCGAGGAGGTAATATATTAATTCATCCCACTTTACAGGCAAAAGTAGCAGAAGGGGCGACTTCCTACCAAGTAGAAGACCAGGATAGAGGTAGAGAGAAAGAATTATTATTTTCCGAAAACTTCGCCTGTCCCGAACACGGCGGGGTAATGGAAGAGTTATCGCCGCGTCTGTTTTCTTTCAACTCTCCCTATGGGGCTTGTCCTCACTGTCACGGCTTGGGGAGTATGCAAACTTTCTCACCTGAATTAGTCGTACCCGATCCGAGTCAATCAGTCTATGCTGCGATCGCCCCTTGGTCGGAAAAGGATAACTCCTACTACCTGTCTTTACTCTACAGCTTAGGGAAAGCTTTTGGATTTGAAATTCAAACCCGCTGGAACCAGCTAACTTCAGAACAGCAGCAGACAATTTTATACGGTAGCGACCAACCCGTTTGGATTGAAGAACGTAAAGATTATCGGCGTTACGCTGGGGTTATCCCCATCCTCCAGCGCCAGTTTGATGAAGCGAGTTCTGAATTAATTAAGCAAAAGCTGGAACAGTATGTCGTCCAGCAACCTTGTCCTGTATGTCATGGCAAGCGGTTGAAACCGGAAGCCTTAGCCGTGCGTCTGGGACAATATCACATCCTCGATCTTACCAGCGTCTCAATTCGAGAATGCCATCAGAGAATTGGTAGTATTACACTGAGCGATCGCCAAATGCAAATTGCCGATTTGGTGTTGCGCGAAATCAAAGCCAGATTGCAATTTCTCCTTGATGTCGGTTTAGATTACCTCACCTTAGACCGTCCCGCCATGACGCTTTCGGGGGGAGAAGCCCAACGCATTCGCCTCGCCACTCAAATCGGTTCTGGTTTGACAGGAGTACTCTACGTCCTTGACGAACCCAGCATCGGCTTGCACCAAAGGGATAACGGGCGCTTGCTACAAACTTTAACCAGACTGCGAGACTTGGGCAATACATTAATTGTCGTCGAACACGATGAAGAAACCATCCGCGCCGCCGATCATTTAGTAGATATTGGTGTAGGGGCGGGAGTCCACGGGGGAAATATCGTCGCCCAAGGGAATTTACCAGCTTTACTCGCTGCACCGGAATCTTTAACTGGGGCATATTTATCGGGAAGGCGAGTGATTCAAACTCCCGCCCAACGTCGGGAAGGAAACGGACGAGAGTTAGTTATTAAAAATGCCTATCGCAACAACCTGAAAAATATTGATGTCGAAATTCCCTTGGGGAAACTTGTTTCGATTACGGGAGTATCCGGTTCGGGCAAATCTACCTTAATTAACGAATTACTCTACCCAGCTTTACAACACCACCTAACGCGCAAAGTTCCCTTTCCGAAAGACTTAGAGGAAATGAAGGGCTTAAATGCAGTTGATAAAGCGATCGTGATCGATCAATCTCCCATCGGACGCACTCCCCGTTCTAACCCAGCTACATACACGGGTGTTTTCGATGCGATTCGAGAAGTATTTTCCCAAACTATCGAGGCAAAAGCTAGGGGTTATAAACCAGGGCAATTCTCCTTTAACGTCAAAGGAGGGCGCTGCGAAGCTTGTGGCGGACAAGGCGTAAACGTGATTGAAATGAATTTTCTACCCGACGTTTACGTGCAATGTGAAATTTGTAAAGGGGCGCGATACAACCGCGAAACTCTCCAAGTCAAGTATAAAGATAAATCGATCGCCGATGTTTTAAATATGACTGTAGAAGAGGGCGTAGATTTCTTTCAAAATATTCCCAAAGCATTTAATAAACTGCAAACTTTACTTGATGTTGGTTTGGGATATATGCACTTGGGGCAACCTGCAACTACATTATCGGGGGGAGAGGCACAGCGGGTTAAGCTTGCTTCAGAATTATCGCGTCGCGCCACTGGAAAAACTCTGTATTTAATTGACGAACCAACGACAGGTTTATCATTTTACGACGTGCATAAATTACTCGATGTTCTGCAAAGATTGGTAGACAAAGGTAATTCTATTATTGTCATCGAACATAACTTAGATGTGATTCGTTGTAGCGATTGGTTGATAGATTTGGGACCAGAAGGAGGAGATAAGGGAGGAGAAATTATCGCTGTCGGAACGCCAGAAGTAGTAGCAAAAAATTCTCGTTCTTACACGGGACAATATTTAAAGCAGGTGTTGCAACAATATCCGGCTGTTAAGGAAGTCAAAAGTTAA